In Equus caballus isolate H_3958 breed thoroughbred chromosome 7, TB-T2T, whole genome shotgun sequence, one DNA window encodes the following:
- the LOC100059788 gene encoding zinc finger protein 26 isoform X1 — MATDCLTSCSQDSVSFADVAVHFTQEEWTLLGLTEKNLYRDVMLENYKNLTAVGYLLFKPNVISWLEEEELGTVERVLEEWAIQLKPKDSAIQQVSSEAEASARIEMERIPSGWELYDCEQYGEDFSECSCLKTHRRAHDGGNPHDDDQYGKSFLTLQKKTSTGEKLFMLNQLGKAISPTLGIVHWKASMQGEDFECSDGGKAFADHSYLWAQMRTHNGEKLHERKEYGRSFIHSTSVGVHIQTHTGNSHYECNECGKSFKSFSYLNSHIHIHTGIKPFKCKECGKAFAQYESLTVHRKNHTGEKPFKCGKCGKAFSSSSNRSKHFRTHTGEKHFECNICEKRFTRSSYLIIHKRTHTGGNPYKGKEYGGDFSSVDLDSHKQTHTREKPYECNKCGKGFTRPVHLNIHMRTHTGEKPYECKECGKAFARYACLIRHGRTHSGEKPYECKKCGKAFARYACLIDHRRTHAGEKPFKCGKCGKAFASSSSHSKHFRTHTGEKCFECNICEKRFTRSSYLIIHKRTHTGGNPYKCKECGEEFSSSIDLDSHKQTHTRQKPYECNKCGKGFTRPVHLNIHMRTHTGEKPYECKECGKAFARYACLIRHGRTHTGEKPFKCEKCGKAFTRYESLTVHRRTHTGEKPFKCDKCGKAFAMSSNLGEHLRVHTGEKRFGCNVCGKKFARASYVIIHKRAHTGEKPCKSKECGKGFQCCHHSIHKQTHTGEKPY, encoded by the exons ATGGCGACTGACTGTTTGACAAGTTGTTCTCAG gactcagtttcctttgcCGATGTGGCTGTGCACTTCACCCAAGAGGAGTGGACTTTACTGGGCCTGACTGAGAAAAATTTAtacagagatgtgatgctggagaactacaAGAACCTTACCGCAGTAG GGTATCTGTTGTTTAAACCCAATGTGATCTCTTGGTTGGAAGAAGAAGAGTTAGGGACAGTGGAGAGAGTCCTCGAAG agtgGGCAATACAACTGAAACCCAAAGACTCAGCAATTCAGCAGGTTAGTTCTGAGGCAGAAGCATCTGCTAGGATAGAAATG GAAAGAATCCCCAGTGGGTGGGAACTCTATGATTGTGAGCAGTATGGGGAAGACTTCAGTGAGTGTTCATGCCTTAAGACACACAGGAGAGCTCACGATGGAGGGAACCCTCATGATGATGATCAGTATGGGAAAAGCTTCCTTACTCTGCAGAAGAAAACCTCTACTGGAGAGAAGCTTTTCATGTTGAATCAGTTGGGAAAAGCCATCAGCCCGACTTTAGGTATTGTGCACTGGAAAGCTAGCATGCAAGGGGAAGACTTCGAATGCAGTGATGGTGGAAAAGCCTTTGCTGATCACTCTTACCTTTGGGCCCAAATGAGAACTCACAATGGAGAAAAACTCCATGAAAGGAAGGAATATGGGAGATCTTTTATTCACTCCACAAGTGTTGGTGTACATATACAAACTCACACTGGTAATAGTCattatgaatgtaatgaatgtggaaaaTCCTTTAAAAGTTTCTCATACCTGAACTCTCACATTCATATTCATACTGGAATAAAACCCTTTAagtgtaaggaatgtgggaaggccttcgcTCAATATGAGTCCCTTACTGTCCATAGAAAAaatcacactggagagaagcctttTAAATGTGgcaaatgtgggaaagccttttcctcttcctcaaatCGTAGTAAACATTTTAGAACTCACACTGGTGAGAAGCATTTTGAGtgtaatatatgtgaaaaaagaTTTACCAGATCTTCATACTTAATCATTCACAAGCGTACTCACACTGGAGGGAATCCCTATAAAGGTAAGGAATATGGGGGAGATTTCAGTTCTGTAGACCTTGACAGTCACAAGCAAACGCACACcagagagaaaccctatgaatgtaacaAATGTGGCAAAGGCTTTACACGTCCCGTGCATCTTAACATTCACAtgagaactcacactggagagaaaccctatgaatgtaaggaatgtgggaaagccttcgcTCGATATGCATGCCTTATTCGCCATGGAAGAACTCActctggagagaaaccttatgaatgtaagaaatgtggaaaagccttcgCTCGATATGCGTGCCTTATTGACCATAGAAGAACTCACGCTGGAGAGAAGCCTTTTAAATGTGgcaaatgtgggaaagcctttgctTCTTCCTCAAGtcatagtaaacattttagaacTCACACTGGTGAGAAGTGTTTTGAGtgtaatatatgtgaaaaaagaTTTACCAGATCTTCATACTTAATCATTCACAAGCGTACTCACACTGGAGGGAATCcctataaatgtaaggaatgtggggaAGAGTTCAGTTCTTCTATAGACCTTGACAGTCACAAGCAAACTCACACCAGacagaaaccctatgaatgtaacaAATGTGGCAAAGGCTTTACACGTCCTGTGCATCTTAACATTCACAtgagaactcacactggagagaaaccctatgaatgtaaggaatgtgggaaagccttcgcTCGATATGCATGCCTTATTCGCCATggaagaactcacactggagagaagccgtttaaatgtgaaaaatgtgggaaagccttcactcGATATGAATCCCTTACTGTCCATagaagaactcacactggagagaagcctttTAAATGTGAcaaatgtgggaaagcctttgctATGTCCTCAAATCTTGGTGAACATTTGAGAGTTCATACTGGAGAAAAGCGTTTTGGTTGTAATGTCTGTGGGAAAAAATTTGCTAGGGCTTCATATGTAATCATTCACAAGCGtgctcacactggagagaaaccctgtAAAAGTAAGGAATGTGGAAAGGGCTTTCAATGTTGTCACCACAGCATTCACAAGCAaactcatactggagaaaaaccctattAA
- the LOC100059788 gene encoding zinc finger protein 26 isoform X4 — protein sequence MATDCLTSCSQDSVSFADVAVHFTQEEWTLLGLTEKNLYRDVMLENYKNLTAVEWAIQLKPKDSAIQQERIPSGWELYDCEQYGEDFSECSCLKTHRRAHDGGNPHDDDQYGKSFLTLQKKTSTGEKLFMLNQLGKAISPTLGIVHWKASMQGEDFECSDGGKAFADHSYLWAQMRTHNGEKLHERKEYGRSFIHSTSVGVHIQTHTGNSHYECNECGKSFKSFSYLNSHIHIHTGIKPFKCKECGKAFAQYESLTVHRKNHTGEKPFKCGKCGKAFSSSSNRSKHFRTHTGEKHFECNICEKRFTRSSYLIIHKRTHTGGNPYKGKEYGGDFSSVDLDSHKQTHTREKPYECNKCGKGFTRPVHLNIHMRTHTGEKPYECKECGKAFARYACLIRHGRTHSGEKPYECKKCGKAFARYACLIDHRRTHAGEKPFKCGKCGKAFASSSSHSKHFRTHTGEKCFECNICEKRFTRSSYLIIHKRTHTGGNPYKCKECGEEFSSSIDLDSHKQTHTRQKPYECNKCGKGFTRPVHLNIHMRTHTGEKPYECKECGKAFARYACLIRHGRTHTGEKPFKCEKCGKAFTRYESLTVHRRTHTGEKPFKCDKCGKAFAMSSNLGEHLRVHTGEKRFGCNVCGKKFARASYVIIHKRAHTGEKPCKSKECGKGFQCCHHSIHKQTHTGEKPY from the exons ATGGCGACTGACTGTTTGACAAGTTGTTCTCAG gactcagtttcctttgcCGATGTGGCTGTGCACTTCACCCAAGAGGAGTGGACTTTACTGGGCCTGACTGAGAAAAATTTAtacagagatgtgatgctggagaactacaAGAACCTTACCGCAGTAG agtgGGCAATACAACTGAAACCCAAAGACTCAGCAATTCAGCAG GAAAGAATCCCCAGTGGGTGGGAACTCTATGATTGTGAGCAGTATGGGGAAGACTTCAGTGAGTGTTCATGCCTTAAGACACACAGGAGAGCTCACGATGGAGGGAACCCTCATGATGATGATCAGTATGGGAAAAGCTTCCTTACTCTGCAGAAGAAAACCTCTACTGGAGAGAAGCTTTTCATGTTGAATCAGTTGGGAAAAGCCATCAGCCCGACTTTAGGTATTGTGCACTGGAAAGCTAGCATGCAAGGGGAAGACTTCGAATGCAGTGATGGTGGAAAAGCCTTTGCTGATCACTCTTACCTTTGGGCCCAAATGAGAACTCACAATGGAGAAAAACTCCATGAAAGGAAGGAATATGGGAGATCTTTTATTCACTCCACAAGTGTTGGTGTACATATACAAACTCACACTGGTAATAGTCattatgaatgtaatgaatgtggaaaaTCCTTTAAAAGTTTCTCATACCTGAACTCTCACATTCATATTCATACTGGAATAAAACCCTTTAagtgtaaggaatgtgggaaggccttcgcTCAATATGAGTCCCTTACTGTCCATAGAAAAaatcacactggagagaagcctttTAAATGTGgcaaatgtgggaaagccttttcctcttcctcaaatCGTAGTAAACATTTTAGAACTCACACTGGTGAGAAGCATTTTGAGtgtaatatatgtgaaaaaagaTTTACCAGATCTTCATACTTAATCATTCACAAGCGTACTCACACTGGAGGGAATCCCTATAAAGGTAAGGAATATGGGGGAGATTTCAGTTCTGTAGACCTTGACAGTCACAAGCAAACGCACACcagagagaaaccctatgaatgtaacaAATGTGGCAAAGGCTTTACACGTCCCGTGCATCTTAACATTCACAtgagaactcacactggagagaaaccctatgaatgtaaggaatgtgggaaagccttcgcTCGATATGCATGCCTTATTCGCCATGGAAGAACTCActctggagagaaaccttatgaatgtaagaaatgtggaaaagccttcgCTCGATATGCGTGCCTTATTGACCATAGAAGAACTCACGCTGGAGAGAAGCCTTTTAAATGTGgcaaatgtgggaaagcctttgctTCTTCCTCAAGtcatagtaaacattttagaacTCACACTGGTGAGAAGTGTTTTGAGtgtaatatatgtgaaaaaagaTTTACCAGATCTTCATACTTAATCATTCACAAGCGTACTCACACTGGAGGGAATCcctataaatgtaaggaatgtggggaAGAGTTCAGTTCTTCTATAGACCTTGACAGTCACAAGCAAACTCACACCAGacagaaaccctatgaatgtaacaAATGTGGCAAAGGCTTTACACGTCCTGTGCATCTTAACATTCACAtgagaactcacactggagagaaaccctatgaatgtaaggaatgtgggaaagccttcgcTCGATATGCATGCCTTATTCGCCATggaagaactcacactggagagaagccgtttaaatgtgaaaaatgtgggaaagccttcactcGATATGAATCCCTTACTGTCCATagaagaactcacactggagagaagcctttTAAATGTGAcaaatgtgggaaagcctttgctATGTCCTCAAATCTTGGTGAACATTTGAGAGTTCATACTGGAGAAAAGCGTTTTGGTTGTAATGTCTGTGGGAAAAAATTTGCTAGGGCTTCATATGTAATCATTCACAAGCGtgctcacactggagagaaaccctgtAAAAGTAAGGAATGTGGAAAGGGCTTTCAATGTTGTCACCACAGCATTCACAAGCAaactcatactggagaaaaaccctattAA
- the LOC100059788 gene encoding zinc finger protein 266 isoform X6, translating to MLENYKNLTAVGYLLFKPNVISWLEEEELGTVERVLEEWAIQLKPKDSAIQQERIPSGWELYDCEQYGEDFSECSCLKTHRRAHDGGNPHDDDQYGKSFLTLQKKTSTGEKLFMLNQLGKAISPTLGIVHWKASMQGEDFECSDGGKAFADHSYLWAQMRTHNGEKLHERKEYGRSFIHSTSVGVHIQTHTGNSHYECNECGKSFKSFSYLNSHIHIHTGIKPFKCKECGKAFAQYESLTVHRKNHTGEKPFKCGKCGKAFSSSSNRSKHFRTHTGEKHFECNICEKRFTRSSYLIIHKRTHTGGNPYKGKEYGGDFSSVDLDSHKQTHTREKPYECNKCGKGFTRPVHLNIHMRTHTGEKPYECKECGKAFARYACLIRHGRTHSGEKPYECKKCGKAFARYACLIDHRRTHAGEKPFKCGKCGKAFASSSSHSKHFRTHTGEKCFECNICEKRFTRSSYLIIHKRTHTGGNPYKCKECGEEFSSSIDLDSHKQTHTRQKPYECNKCGKGFTRPVHLNIHMRTHTGEKPYECKECGKAFARYACLIRHGRTHTGEKPFKCEKCGKAFTRYESLTVHRRTHTGEKPFKCDKCGKAFAMSSNLGEHLRVHTGEKRFGCNVCGKKFARASYVIIHKRAHTGEKPCKSKECGKGFQCCHHSIHKQTHTGEKPY from the exons atgctggagaactacaAGAACCTTACCGCAGTAG GGTATCTGTTGTTTAAACCCAATGTGATCTCTTGGTTGGAAGAAGAAGAGTTAGGGACAGTGGAGAGAGTCCTCGAAG agtgGGCAATACAACTGAAACCCAAAGACTCAGCAATTCAGCAG GAAAGAATCCCCAGTGGGTGGGAACTCTATGATTGTGAGCAGTATGGGGAAGACTTCAGTGAGTGTTCATGCCTTAAGACACACAGGAGAGCTCACGATGGAGGGAACCCTCATGATGATGATCAGTATGGGAAAAGCTTCCTTACTCTGCAGAAGAAAACCTCTACTGGAGAGAAGCTTTTCATGTTGAATCAGTTGGGAAAAGCCATCAGCCCGACTTTAGGTATTGTGCACTGGAAAGCTAGCATGCAAGGGGAAGACTTCGAATGCAGTGATGGTGGAAAAGCCTTTGCTGATCACTCTTACCTTTGGGCCCAAATGAGAACTCACAATGGAGAAAAACTCCATGAAAGGAAGGAATATGGGAGATCTTTTATTCACTCCACAAGTGTTGGTGTACATATACAAACTCACACTGGTAATAGTCattatgaatgtaatgaatgtggaaaaTCCTTTAAAAGTTTCTCATACCTGAACTCTCACATTCATATTCATACTGGAATAAAACCCTTTAagtgtaaggaatgtgggaaggccttcgcTCAATATGAGTCCCTTACTGTCCATAGAAAAaatcacactggagagaagcctttTAAATGTGgcaaatgtgggaaagccttttcctcttcctcaaatCGTAGTAAACATTTTAGAACTCACACTGGTGAGAAGCATTTTGAGtgtaatatatgtgaaaaaagaTTTACCAGATCTTCATACTTAATCATTCACAAGCGTACTCACACTGGAGGGAATCCCTATAAAGGTAAGGAATATGGGGGAGATTTCAGTTCTGTAGACCTTGACAGTCACAAGCAAACGCACACcagagagaaaccctatgaatgtaacaAATGTGGCAAAGGCTTTACACGTCCCGTGCATCTTAACATTCACAtgagaactcacactggagagaaaccctatgaatgtaaggaatgtgggaaagccttcgcTCGATATGCATGCCTTATTCGCCATGGAAGAACTCActctggagagaaaccttatgaatgtaagaaatgtggaaaagccttcgCTCGATATGCGTGCCTTATTGACCATAGAAGAACTCACGCTGGAGAGAAGCCTTTTAAATGTGgcaaatgtgggaaagcctttgctTCTTCCTCAAGtcatagtaaacattttagaacTCACACTGGTGAGAAGTGTTTTGAGtgtaatatatgtgaaaaaagaTTTACCAGATCTTCATACTTAATCATTCACAAGCGTACTCACACTGGAGGGAATCcctataaatgtaaggaatgtggggaAGAGTTCAGTTCTTCTATAGACCTTGACAGTCACAAGCAAACTCACACCAGacagaaaccctatgaatgtaacaAATGTGGCAAAGGCTTTACACGTCCTGTGCATCTTAACATTCACAtgagaactcacactggagagaaaccctatgaatgtaaggaatgtgggaaagccttcgcTCGATATGCATGCCTTATTCGCCATggaagaactcacactggagagaagccgtttaaatgtgaaaaatgtgggaaagccttcactcGATATGAATCCCTTACTGTCCATagaagaactcacactggagagaagcctttTAAATGTGAcaaatgtgggaaagcctttgctATGTCCTCAAATCTTGGTGAACATTTGAGAGTTCATACTGGAGAAAAGCGTTTTGGTTGTAATGTCTGTGGGAAAAAATTTGCTAGGGCTTCATATGTAATCATTCACAAGCGtgctcacactggagagaaaccctgtAAAAGTAAGGAATGTGGAAAGGGCTTTCAATGTTGTCACCACAGCATTCACAAGCAaactcatactggagaaaaaccctattAA
- the LOC100059788 gene encoding zinc finger protein 26 isoform X2: MATDCLTSCSQDSVSFADVAVHFTQEEWTLLGLTEKNLYRDVMLENYKNLTAVGYLLFKPNVISWLEEEELGTVERVLEEWAIQLKPKDSAIQQERIPSGWELYDCEQYGEDFSECSCLKTHRRAHDGGNPHDDDQYGKSFLTLQKKTSTGEKLFMLNQLGKAISPTLGIVHWKASMQGEDFECSDGGKAFADHSYLWAQMRTHNGEKLHERKEYGRSFIHSTSVGVHIQTHTGNSHYECNECGKSFKSFSYLNSHIHIHTGIKPFKCKECGKAFAQYESLTVHRKNHTGEKPFKCGKCGKAFSSSSNRSKHFRTHTGEKHFECNICEKRFTRSSYLIIHKRTHTGGNPYKGKEYGGDFSSVDLDSHKQTHTREKPYECNKCGKGFTRPVHLNIHMRTHTGEKPYECKECGKAFARYACLIRHGRTHSGEKPYECKKCGKAFARYACLIDHRRTHAGEKPFKCGKCGKAFASSSSHSKHFRTHTGEKCFECNICEKRFTRSSYLIIHKRTHTGGNPYKCKECGEEFSSSIDLDSHKQTHTRQKPYECNKCGKGFTRPVHLNIHMRTHTGEKPYECKECGKAFARYACLIRHGRTHTGEKPFKCEKCGKAFTRYESLTVHRRTHTGEKPFKCDKCGKAFAMSSNLGEHLRVHTGEKRFGCNVCGKKFARASYVIIHKRAHTGEKPCKSKECGKGFQCCHHSIHKQTHTGEKPY, encoded by the exons ATGGCGACTGACTGTTTGACAAGTTGTTCTCAG gactcagtttcctttgcCGATGTGGCTGTGCACTTCACCCAAGAGGAGTGGACTTTACTGGGCCTGACTGAGAAAAATTTAtacagagatgtgatgctggagaactacaAGAACCTTACCGCAGTAG GGTATCTGTTGTTTAAACCCAATGTGATCTCTTGGTTGGAAGAAGAAGAGTTAGGGACAGTGGAGAGAGTCCTCGAAG agtgGGCAATACAACTGAAACCCAAAGACTCAGCAATTCAGCAG GAAAGAATCCCCAGTGGGTGGGAACTCTATGATTGTGAGCAGTATGGGGAAGACTTCAGTGAGTGTTCATGCCTTAAGACACACAGGAGAGCTCACGATGGAGGGAACCCTCATGATGATGATCAGTATGGGAAAAGCTTCCTTACTCTGCAGAAGAAAACCTCTACTGGAGAGAAGCTTTTCATGTTGAATCAGTTGGGAAAAGCCATCAGCCCGACTTTAGGTATTGTGCACTGGAAAGCTAGCATGCAAGGGGAAGACTTCGAATGCAGTGATGGTGGAAAAGCCTTTGCTGATCACTCTTACCTTTGGGCCCAAATGAGAACTCACAATGGAGAAAAACTCCATGAAAGGAAGGAATATGGGAGATCTTTTATTCACTCCACAAGTGTTGGTGTACATATACAAACTCACACTGGTAATAGTCattatgaatgtaatgaatgtggaaaaTCCTTTAAAAGTTTCTCATACCTGAACTCTCACATTCATATTCATACTGGAATAAAACCCTTTAagtgtaaggaatgtgggaaggccttcgcTCAATATGAGTCCCTTACTGTCCATAGAAAAaatcacactggagagaagcctttTAAATGTGgcaaatgtgggaaagccttttcctcttcctcaaatCGTAGTAAACATTTTAGAACTCACACTGGTGAGAAGCATTTTGAGtgtaatatatgtgaaaaaagaTTTACCAGATCTTCATACTTAATCATTCACAAGCGTACTCACACTGGAGGGAATCCCTATAAAGGTAAGGAATATGGGGGAGATTTCAGTTCTGTAGACCTTGACAGTCACAAGCAAACGCACACcagagagaaaccctatgaatgtaacaAATGTGGCAAAGGCTTTACACGTCCCGTGCATCTTAACATTCACAtgagaactcacactggagagaaaccctatgaatgtaaggaatgtgggaaagccttcgcTCGATATGCATGCCTTATTCGCCATGGAAGAACTCActctggagagaaaccttatgaatgtaagaaatgtggaaaagccttcgCTCGATATGCGTGCCTTATTGACCATAGAAGAACTCACGCTGGAGAGAAGCCTTTTAAATGTGgcaaatgtgggaaagcctttgctTCTTCCTCAAGtcatagtaaacattttagaacTCACACTGGTGAGAAGTGTTTTGAGtgtaatatatgtgaaaaaagaTTTACCAGATCTTCATACTTAATCATTCACAAGCGTACTCACACTGGAGGGAATCcctataaatgtaaggaatgtggggaAGAGTTCAGTTCTTCTATAGACCTTGACAGTCACAAGCAAACTCACACCAGacagaaaccctatgaatgtaacaAATGTGGCAAAGGCTTTACACGTCCTGTGCATCTTAACATTCACAtgagaactcacactggagagaaaccctatgaatgtaaggaatgtgggaaagccttcgcTCGATATGCATGCCTTATTCGCCATggaagaactcacactggagagaagccgtttaaatgtgaaaaatgtgggaaagccttcactcGATATGAATCCCTTACTGTCCATagaagaactcacactggagagaagcctttTAAATGTGAcaaatgtgggaaagcctttgctATGTCCTCAAATCTTGGTGAACATTTGAGAGTTCATACTGGAGAAAAGCGTTTTGGTTGTAATGTCTGTGGGAAAAAATTTGCTAGGGCTTCATATGTAATCATTCACAAGCGtgctcacactggagagaaaccctgtAAAAGTAAGGAATGTGGAAAGGGCTTTCAATGTTGTCACCACAGCATTCACAAGCAaactcatactggagaaaaaccctattAA
- the LOC100059788 gene encoding zinc finger protein 26 isoform X8 has protein sequence MLENYKNLTAVEWAIQLKPKDSAIQQERIPSGWELYDCEQYGEDFSECSCLKTHRRAHDGGNPHDDDQYGKSFLTLQKKTSTGEKLFMLNQLGKAISPTLGIVHWKASMQGEDFECSDGGKAFADHSYLWAQMRTHNGEKLHERKEYGRSFIHSTSVGVHIQTHTGNSHYECNECGKSFKSFSYLNSHIHIHTGIKPFKCKECGKAFAQYESLTVHRKNHTGEKPFKCGKCGKAFSSSSNRSKHFRTHTGEKHFECNICEKRFTRSSYLIIHKRTHTGGNPYKGKEYGGDFSSVDLDSHKQTHTREKPYECNKCGKGFTRPVHLNIHMRTHTGEKPYECKECGKAFARYACLIRHGRTHSGEKPYECKKCGKAFARYACLIDHRRTHAGEKPFKCGKCGKAFASSSSHSKHFRTHTGEKCFECNICEKRFTRSSYLIIHKRTHTGGNPYKCKECGEEFSSSIDLDSHKQTHTRQKPYECNKCGKGFTRPVHLNIHMRTHTGEKPYECKECGKAFARYACLIRHGRTHTGEKPFKCEKCGKAFTRYESLTVHRRTHTGEKPFKCDKCGKAFAMSSNLGEHLRVHTGEKRFGCNVCGKKFARASYVIIHKRAHTGEKPCKSKECGKGFQCCHHSIHKQTHTGEKPY, from the exons atgctggagaactacaAGAACCTTACCGCAGTAG agtgGGCAATACAACTGAAACCCAAAGACTCAGCAATTCAGCAG GAAAGAATCCCCAGTGGGTGGGAACTCTATGATTGTGAGCAGTATGGGGAAGACTTCAGTGAGTGTTCATGCCTTAAGACACACAGGAGAGCTCACGATGGAGGGAACCCTCATGATGATGATCAGTATGGGAAAAGCTTCCTTACTCTGCAGAAGAAAACCTCTACTGGAGAGAAGCTTTTCATGTTGAATCAGTTGGGAAAAGCCATCAGCCCGACTTTAGGTATTGTGCACTGGAAAGCTAGCATGCAAGGGGAAGACTTCGAATGCAGTGATGGTGGAAAAGCCTTTGCTGATCACTCTTACCTTTGGGCCCAAATGAGAACTCACAATGGAGAAAAACTCCATGAAAGGAAGGAATATGGGAGATCTTTTATTCACTCCACAAGTGTTGGTGTACATATACAAACTCACACTGGTAATAGTCattatgaatgtaatgaatgtggaaaaTCCTTTAAAAGTTTCTCATACCTGAACTCTCACATTCATATTCATACTGGAATAAAACCCTTTAagtgtaaggaatgtgggaaggccttcgcTCAATATGAGTCCCTTACTGTCCATAGAAAAaatcacactggagagaagcctttTAAATGTGgcaaatgtgggaaagccttttcctcttcctcaaatCGTAGTAAACATTTTAGAACTCACACTGGTGAGAAGCATTTTGAGtgtaatatatgtgaaaaaagaTTTACCAGATCTTCATACTTAATCATTCACAAGCGTACTCACACTGGAGGGAATCCCTATAAAGGTAAGGAATATGGGGGAGATTTCAGTTCTGTAGACCTTGACAGTCACAAGCAAACGCACACcagagagaaaccctatgaatgtaacaAATGTGGCAAAGGCTTTACACGTCCCGTGCATCTTAACATTCACAtgagaactcacactggagagaaaccctatgaatgtaaggaatgtgggaaagccttcgcTCGATATGCATGCCTTATTCGCCATGGAAGAACTCActctggagagaaaccttatgaatgtaagaaatgtggaaaagccttcgCTCGATATGCGTGCCTTATTGACCATAGAAGAACTCACGCTGGAGAGAAGCCTTTTAAATGTGgcaaatgtgggaaagcctttgctTCTTCCTCAAGtcatagtaaacattttagaacTCACACTGGTGAGAAGTGTTTTGAGtgtaatatatgtgaaaaaagaTTTACCAGATCTTCATACTTAATCATTCACAAGCGTACTCACACTGGAGGGAATCcctataaatgtaaggaatgtggggaAGAGTTCAGTTCTTCTATAGACCTTGACAGTCACAAGCAAACTCACACCAGacagaaaccctatgaatgtaacaAATGTGGCAAAGGCTTTACACGTCCTGTGCATCTTAACATTCACAtgagaactcacactggagagaaaccctatgaatgtaaggaatgtgggaaagccttcgcTCGATATGCATGCCTTATTCGCCATggaagaactcacactggagagaagccgtttaaatgtgaaaaatgtgggaaagccttcactcGATATGAATCCCTTACTGTCCATagaagaactcacactggagagaagcctttTAAATGTGAcaaatgtgggaaagcctttgctATGTCCTCAAATCTTGGTGAACATTTGAGAGTTCATACTGGAGAAAAGCGTTTTGGTTGTAATGTCTGTGGGAAAAAATTTGCTAGGGCTTCATATGTAATCATTCACAAGCGtgctcacactggagagaaaccctgtAAAAGTAAGGAATGTGGAAAGGGCTTTCAATGTTGTCACCACAGCATTCACAAGCAaactcatactggagaaaaaccctattAA